The window tctctgcggaggattttaacattgcggggatactggcaccccataacggggcctgtatctcgggaagtagaggttccccgaggctgaaatcaaagctgTTCTGctgaggagaccccctgctcatgtacattatcttagtggctagcatttacccatttcaaataaaaccagccagcataaagtaaatacaacttgcacttacccctgccaggatgaaggccatcctcgtcctcatcaccgtcattgtcatccgtgggcagcaaccatacaataaaaaatacaaactaatgacccctaaccccttcactttagtggttagtaaccgctatagtaattaaggggttaagcccccTCCCTTGCTACCCACACGGGCGGCCTAGCCAACCTCCCCGGTGCAACTACCCCCACGACTAGGAGTTAGTGTGCCACCAATCAGACTATGAGGGGAAccactcaagaacactgctcttaCACAGAGCTCTCCCACCCACGCCTGGTAATCTCTGACAAGGAATCCATGATTAGTGTCCCTGTCTATATACTGTTACCTAGGGGTTACTGGGCATAATGGGACCCAAGTCAAATGCCAGGTCACAGAATTCTCTGTAAGTACCCTAACCAAATAACACaacctacagtatataacaagTTACTAAAATCCATGTGAGCTAGCACTCAGTCAGAACAAGAGGGCTATTAAAATATAGATTATATAGGGAATGGGAACAGTACACAAAAAGGATTGCATGCAGATCAGCAGCAAAGATAAGCAGCAATAAGTAAAAGGGAGGGGGGTAGTTGAAATGTTCCTATATCTTACAATATTTTAGTTACAGTCCATGTAGAGCGAAAGAGTTTGTGGGCTGGGTGCAGAGACAGTGAGGGTAACTGCTTGGTACAACGTATTCCGAGGGAGACTGCATAGTGTATAAATGTCTTCCCCGATGAGAGTACATTTTAGGAGTGGTGCATGCACCATTAAGGGATTTTTACATCATTGTCGTCTATGCTGCAAAAATTGGGCAACTTGACAGCAGGAGTATGGATAACTTCCCAATGGGGAATAGCCACGTCATGGTGACATCATAGCTCTGCCCTTTGGATAATCAGACATGGTGGATGAGGCTTGGCCAATGGGGAGACCCCTTTTCCACACACATAACTCTCCCTGAACACGAAAACATGTacctgcacagggagaggcgaTGGGGGGAGACAAACTGGTATGGACAGCTATCTGTTCTGGCTAGATATCCTCCTGTGGAGACCTCCAGACATTGTGGCACTACAGGGAACAAAGGAGTCCCCACGTGTACCTCTCCTCACGCTGGATTGTCTCTTGCCCCCTCCATCCCACTGGTGGAGCAGGATAGGAGGACGACAGGAGAGCTTGGAGGCTATTGGTGCCTTATTGAGGCTGAAGGGATGGAGAAGAAATCTAAGATGACACATCCTGGGTGGCCTGTATCCCTGCCTTGGCTGAAGACCATCACTGCATGTTTTCTCTTTTCCCCTCCGCTATTGGCACAGAACAGGAGGGGGCTAAGGGAGTGCGGTAGCTGGGCCAGGagcgagggtgggtgagaggaagTGTAGCACTGTGGAGTGCCTTGGAgcacaccccctccttccccatctaCTCCGAAGGTCGAGGGGAGTAGTCGAAAGGCAGGGGGCATCCATgcacagagaggagggagcagcggGGCAGGTAGGGGTACCTTACCAGGGGTGTTGGAGAAGTCACTTGGGGTATGGAGGGTGGCTGGGAACCTCGGGGTAGCCCTCCTTGGTCCCAGTGTTTAAAGTTGAAGTCATGAAACGTAAGGAAATACACAGATCTAATTCTGCGCTTCTGAAATAACGTTGCaaagttttattaattgtgtatttaaataaagaaaaagtttATATGATACTCTACACTTAAGCTGTACAATCTTTCATATTctcattggttaaaattctgTGAAATCTAGGAATGTCCAAAAGTCTGAATCAGTAACAGCCACTAACACCAGATATGTCAACCTCCAAGGACCAAATCCGcgagatttgtttttttttagacaaAAATTGCATTTGAATCGGAAAGTATCAATAAGACGCCTGGGAAATATAGCAGATCATCCACCACTTCCAGCACTGAATACATAACACGTCAAGCAAAATCATTTATACATGGGTAACTTTTTGGGATTTTTATCCCACAAGTCAGCTGAAATGTCCATTGTAACATAGGGATATGAGTATATGAATCGTTCTCCAAATCATTGAGTACCCAGGAGTGGTATTGGATTTACTGTGTGTGAAATTACAAACAGTGGGGAATCTAGAatgatgtatatatttatttatatagtgacaacagtgtactcagcactttacagaggCAACACATACAGggtattataataatacaataaacgcAGCAAagttagacaataggaaaggaaatccctgccccagagagcttacaatctatgtcatGTGTAGGGAGGCTTACAGAGAGCAGGTGAgcgaataagtgcagtagatggcagtgcttggccacactgGTTAGTAGGAGTGACTTGTTGTGTGACGGTAACAACGAGTTGGGGCTATTAAGATTTtagaggcgagttttaaggttggtcaaaATTAAATTAGATTGgataacaccattagcagggagagaggaggaggcagggagacgtgggtgagagcaggtgtgtatatggctagGTCCAGGCTTTGGAGAAATACCCCCAGCAGCAAAAAGGAggagtagagggagagagagaggaggtgacaagaggatttgtgggggtgctttttattcaGGAGTGTAGTAGTTGTTGGGAAAGAAGTTTGTAACCAGTTGTGCAGTGTTTGGGCACAGGcataggtggagggaaggagagatacaATGTGATAGAATGGGGAgagtggggatgttggagagaacagaaaagtttacaaaaGAGTGAGGAAGCAGCAAACaggaaaagcaatagggagggcatagtgaaaCGCAGGGAGCACGGAGAGAAAGGTAAGATGAgtgttcccaggtattggaggtgATGAGGTGGTaaaagagcaggtgtataaatcaggcctgggagggcggTGTAGCACTGAAGGATACACAGCAGCTTAGAAGGGTAATTTGtcgattagtaaaaaaaaaaacaattctcacAGTTGAAGAGTTGGTAACGAAGTGCAGTTTctcttgtattcttcacctccaattcaactacattttagggtgaccagatttccaaaagtaaaaaccgtgacacaataaaaaattatttctaaaacaaattacatcacttaaaaataaatattacaatggTATTTATAGTTCCCAAATATgcggtattatttatttattttgctctccctctcccaacCCCTCTCCACATCCCTTCTTTACTTTGCCTcttatcctctccctccccctcccaatccTCTCCGTcttctttcccaatcctctccccAGCctatctctcttcctctccctcgtcTCACTTCCTTTGTCCATCAGCatgtttagctcacactgctagagctgtggcctataaaagcagtggttgtgggttctagtcctgttgggtttgACACCATtctagtcattaggttggtgcctacGGCTTATTATCAATTATATATAGTTGGTATCTCCCtgccaggtacctcaggtgtgctcctttttcagcacaggcatgtctccctaatttatttggagggacgtttgaggggatatatacagtatgcgaCTTCTAATAAAATTagatccccccttctctctcccatccatcCCCAGAGAGGAGGCACAGCACCAACTAATgccgctgctcctctctctgctcaaaCCCAGGACATTAAAAAGATTGTTGGGAAACCGGGACAGTAACttaaaaaccgggacatctggttaccatacttaagatgttacacaagTAGAAGGTATGCTGACTTGGATaaacacagagcagactgactcagatacacatactgaatatacactgatacacatggagTAGACTGACTTGGATGCACACATACCGTGATACACATTGAACAGACTGAcaccggtacacacacacacacacacacacacacacacacacacacacacacacacacacacacacacacacacacacacacacacacacacacacacacacacactgataccaaCACAGCAGACTGACAGTCCAAGAAGCTGCAGTCTCCTATTTTTACCCAAGATTTCATGAGTCTCCTAGTTATCCCTTGAAGGCCCAGTGGGTAAATCTATGATTTTTTTTCCAGGTACTGTACCGTAGGTGTTCAGTTTTCACCTCTGGTTTGTTTTCTGCTCATTGGATTTTATAAACTCTATATTTTGATCCAAAATATTACATTAATATGGCTGCTAAGCCCCTCTAGTTTAGTGACATTGGTAGACTTCAAAGAACCTTATTTGAGAAGCTTAAGATACGCCGTTTATTCTGATACGATCCTTTGTATTTGgcattgaaaaacactgctgcaTTTTGACATAGAAAATGTGAGCATAAACAGTAGGCGTTTTAACTAAaagtgaaaattaaaaaaaataaaaatacatttagttATTCGCTTTAAAGGGCACAACACGGAGGCTCCTTTCAAAATAAGTCATATTGGGGTGAACTGCACCTTCAGTCTGGCTGATACCTCAACTTGAATTCCAAAGTGGTTTGGCAAATTTTTTACCCAGCACTTCTCTAATCTTTTGGTTTCTCAAGCTATAAATGATTGGATTACACATGGGTGTTAAGACAGAATATATAACAGCCATCGCCTGGTCGTAGTTGACAGAGTAACTTTTGTACAACCTGATCTCCGTAAAGGCCACACTGCCAAAAAACAATAGGACCACAGTCAGATGAGCACCACACGTAGAAAAGGCCTTCTGTCGTCCCTCTGTGGTTCTGATTTTCATTACAGCCGAGATGATTTTGACATAGGACAGGATAATGCAGAAGAAGGCAAGGAACAGAAGCACGGAAGTAATGAGGAAGTCAACGGAGACATTGAGAGAGGTGTCAGAACATGCCAACTTAACCAGTGGTAAGAGGTCACAGAAGATGTGCTCAACCTTGTTCGAGCCACAGAAGGGGAGTTGGGAAAGCAAGAGTATCTTGGTTAAGGGACCGAGGAAACCTAGAACCCAACAGGAAATGGCCAACTGAAAACAACACTTGGTGGTCATTATGGATGGGTATCTCAGAGGGTTGCATATGGCCAAATAGCGATCATAGGCCATTGCTGTTAGAAGGTAGGTCTCTGTGATACCGAAACAGTGTAGAAAATAGATCTGCAATAGACAGCCAACGTAGGAGATAGTCTTTTTCTCGTCCAGTAAGTTCATAAGCATTTTAGGGATGGTGACTGTGGTGTACCAGATCTCCACGAAGGAAAGAATAGCAATGAAGAGGTAGAGGGGAACATGGAGGTGGTGATGTGTACAGATGAGGATGATTATAGTGATGTTACCGCTCAGTGTAAAAAGGTAGATGAGACTCAGCAGGGTGAAGAGCAGACCTTGGGTCCCATGGAGATCAGTAAAACCTACAATGATGAATTCTGTAACAAGAGACTGATTTGCGCTGCGATATCTCTGCTGAAAAATAAGGAAAACAGAATTAGTGTTCCTATTGTATATTTAAAGGTGCACCCCAACTAGGCCCAAAATTACCCAATGGCAGCGATGTTTAAAGCTGCACTCTGTGCTGCtcactttttttttgtaatgtttttatttactttagggGACCACTTCTTGCACTTtctaatgttgttttatttatttgttttaataatcTGTTGCTCTTTTCTGGAGACATAAGCATTTAAAATATTAAGGGTCCCGTAGACCAAAATGGAGCTCTAAGAATATCCTGGTAACCTCAGGTGCTAGATTTAGAGAATCATGATTTTTTAACACTACAGAACCGTATAAAGAAATGAGTGGGACATTTTCAGGGGGCAAGATACTGTACTAACATTATAGGAGCTAAACTTACTGAACAGACACTGCTCAAGAGATTGCTGCTATAAATCTAGGTAATTGTCACTTATCACAAAAGTGCCGGCACCTGACATTGTTCCCCCAGATAACGGAGATATTGCTCACCATCCACGACAATATGTTGGACTCATCCCAGGCAGTGTTGTGGGATTGGTATCAAACGAAGTAATGAGTGACCAGACGCACCTGAAATGCAGAAATCATTAACTTATTCATTGTAGAATATGGCAATACATTTTAGCCCCGGTGTCCTGAATCGGTGACTTGCCTTTGCTATGTTCTGCAATGAATAAATAAGTGATTCTGCATTTCCAGTGAAGCAAGTCACCCATCTCCCCCAGATACTGTAACACAACATATCCTGTTATACCTCTGAATATAGTTTCGATTCAATGGCCGTGTCAGGATATCACAACACATCCCACCAGAATGCAGCAAAATGTACATCTGTAACCAAATACGTATTTTAAATAACTAGTTTGTAAAGATGGGAAGCTGAGACATGCATAagggtttgatgtattttagcTGCTCCCTTTGATGTGATAACACCAGGTGCCTGTACAGGCAAAGAAACTCTCCCCCATCCCTAAACGTCTTCATTGACCCTCTAACAGAGGTGGGGTAAGCTCCAGGTTGGGTAAATAACTGATTGAAAAGagtcgccgccccccccccccccatctcctttaCGAGACCAGCTAGATGAAAATACAGTTCTTCATTTCCAAAGAATCCAAAACAGCCACATTTTTTGCATTAAGTCTGTTACATTTGAATAAGGAAGGCAATGAAATTACATTgttttgaaaatgttttttttattttgtgcaaACTATCAGGAATTGTATCTACAACATGTTTCCCCATATACTAATTTACATTTATACTAAATTACATTTATACTAAATTACAAGGTCATATTTATAAAAGTGCCCATTTTTACATATGAATGCATATGACTTTTGATTTTGAGGTTGAAACATTTTGTTGACTAAGatacttttatatttatattgatatagAGGAAGGCCAAAACAAACCAGTGAAACATTAGTCAATTATGTCTCATATGGGGAAACCATGAATTCCTTCATCAATTACTGTAATATCCTTCCTATGTTTAACTTAATTGGTATAACCATGTATGCTGTATTTGGTGTCTCTTTTCTGTACTTTGTCCAGTtccatattgtttttttttattgagtggTGCAAACAACTGTATTTCATATTCAAGGTATGGTTTTACCAAAGATTTATATAGTGGTAGCATAATGCGATTTTCCCTTCCCGCCCAACTCTAttttatgcaagataagatcctatttgcttttgcagctactgcctgatactgggcactattgctatgcctgctgtctactagcacttctaaatccttctccactaAGGAATTATCTCATTTTGTCCCATTTAgtttgtatgtactgtagcagGATTATTTTGCTTCCCAAATACacaactttacatttatctgtattaaaccacaTTTACCATTTATCTGCCCCAGCTTTCAGTTTgtgtagagaaattacatcctgctcttttTTTTAACTATCTTACATAACTTTGTGTTGACAGGAAACAAGGAAACGATGACCTCTacaccaacctcaaggtcattaataaacaggttaaaaagcaggggtcccagtacgaaACCATGAGGtcctccacttacaactttagtcAAAACTGAAAAACatgttttcaatccaggtacaaaTATTTTCACCTAGACCAGTATTCTTGATGTTGTGCAATACTGTCACTAACCTCTGGCAAAGCATTGCAAAAATCTAAGGAGATCACATTTGCAAAATGAACGGCATTGCTTTGGTCTAAATTCCTCCTTTCCTCCTCACATCAACTATAAAGTCAGTATGACCTATCCATTATAAAGTcatactgactattactaatattgTTCCTTAATAAACCTTAATGTACtatagcttccccactattaacGTCAGGCTTATAGGTGTTTAATGTTTTGGTCATATAACTggcttttaaatataggcaccacatctgctttacttaatcttgtggtactgagcctgtggaaatggagtccatgAGTATTAAATATAACGGTCTGGCTATGACTGAATGTAGCTCCTTATGAATGCTAGTGTGCATGCCATAAGGGTCAGCTGCTTTATCTACCTTCATTTTATCAAGCTGCCTTTGCATTTCTTCCTGTGTTAACCAAATGTTAGTTACCAATAATTTGCCTTCCCTGCTCAAACTGACAGGATTCTGTTATTATCTTTTCTAATATTTCAGTTATTTATGTACATTAATAACTTTTTGGGGTTAATCTTTTTCagtttcaatttttgctaatctgaGTCCTTTTGCAGCATTTCTTACATTCCTTATAaatctgatatgatgcctctgtccctccTGACGTAAAAAacctaaatgcctgcctcttcctaAACATTTCTTCCTCTCCCTTttaatttagccacattggtttagatgtatttcttttatatttattacccaaggataGACACTGATAAATGTACTCATCTAACAATATTTTAATGCTTGCCCACTTATCTTCCATATTTGTTCCTTCAAGAACTTCATTCCAATGTATTACTTAGTTGACTCAAATTTTccttttttaaataacatttttgTTGATCTCGTACTATGTAATACTGTTTTATTATGTTATGATGACTGTTTTGCATAGGTTCCCTTGTTGGAATAATTGTTATTAATTCTACACTTTGATATTACAGGTCAAGTAATGCAATTCCCTTACTTTTTGTCAATAATGTGGGTCACAGAACACCCCAAACCCCATTTTCTTTAGCTGTACTGCTAATCTCATAGCTCCAATCCATGTTTGGATATTAAAAATCACACTTAATTAAAACATGATCTAGTTTTGCTGCCTTTTCTGTTTGCAAAAGTAGTTTGGCTTCCTCGATATCAgaaatacagtacattgtatcCAAAATAATGAACTTACCATTAGGACTGGGATTCAAATCTTATCTTCCAAAGTATCCAGAGTATTTAGACTTTATTTAGTATATGTGTTTATTGAAAATattgtttagatttttttttcaatgaaaaatatactttttacattaaaaaaaaatgcaacctTATAAAGGGATTTTTGAAATAGAAATCACAGATTCAATAATGGACATCATTGAGGATATAGAAAGCATTGGCCCACGTATATAAACATATAGCCACTAATAGGATATACCCACTAGGGGCTAGGAATCCCTCTTGGCCCAGGTATTAAACACAGGAAAATGTAATTAACTAATAAATTGGCACAACAGTGACCTACAGTGAGATGGAATCTCACAGGATACCGAAGTATATTTTTGATGTGTGCTTTAAATAGCAGTAACACCCAAGACAAAACTCAGCTGAGGACAGTGGCACGTTTAATAGGTGAAATTGAGCTGATCAACACATTTGAAATGATTAGACAAGTATAAGTCTATTTTCATGGTAGTCATAAGGTGTGGAGAATTTGTACAATCTCTATTTAATGTCTCAGAGTGATATGACTGTTTATTGGCCCTGAAAACTAGAGGTGAATTGATATTTTGTGCATCGTTTCTATagtaattatgaagccatcagtagtcaaacagataaacaaaagtatatgtaaaatgAGGTGCTAGTCCAATATCTAAAGACAACAACAATACTATATTAATAGCAATAAAGATACTGGATATTAAAAACAAGGGATACGGAAAATGTTGTGACTATAAAGTGACGTCTTACAATACTTATAAATTACAAATTGCAACTGAATACAAACGTGAGTGAAAACAACATCTCTTGaatgtgtatatctttatatatcacCATCCaggtacaggtaaaccccgttatagcgcgacccgttataacgcaaatcggttataacggggtctgagcatggctcccgaattgaaagcctccattttg is drawn from Ascaphus truei isolate aAscTru1 chromosome 7, aAscTru1.hap1, whole genome shotgun sequence and contains these coding sequences:
- the LOC142499940 gene encoding olfactory receptor 6N1-like; protein product: MSDIEPVRTSGARKISGGISSPSTNPITYRGEDICSRYQRFDQRYRSANQSLVTEFIIVGFTDLHGTQGLLFTLLSLIYLFTLSGNITIIILICTHHHLHVPLYLFIAILSFVEIWYTTVTIPKMLMNLLDEKKTISYVGCLLQIYFLHCFGITETYLLTAMAYDRYLAICNPLRYPSIMTTKCCFQLAISCWVLGFLGPLTKILLLSQLPFCGSNKVEHIFCDLLPLVKLACSDTSLNVSVDFLITSVLLFLAFFCIILSYVKIISAVMKIRTTEGRQKAFSTCGAHLTVVLLFFGSVAFTEIRLYKSYSVNYDQAMAVIYSVLTPMCNPIIYSLRNQKIREVLGKKFAKPLWNSS